One window from the genome of Schistocerca piceifrons isolate TAMUIC-IGC-003096 chromosome 1, iqSchPice1.1, whole genome shotgun sequence encodes:
- the LOC124733250 gene encoding piggyBac transposable element-derived protein 4-like gives MEGFLGLLLLSGVEKSWDVPIKELFLDEKANPTYKATMSVNRFKDIRRTIRSDDRCTREARSADDKLAAVRYVWELFLDKCRNRMIRSVNEQLVPFRGRRSFTQYMPYKLAKYGIKIFWLCDATSAYALDGIVYTGRKAHEPIQKNLGLNLVKDLAKSIEVSSKNITVDNFFTSVQLAEEMLQKQITVEGTIKQNKPEIPNEMKPSTSRAIHSSSFAFEGDITMVGYVPKKKKSVVLISIMHHDRNIDETHAKKKPDVIKFYNSTKGGVDQMDQKICYYTARDNQEDGHLHYG, from the coding sequence atggagggttttcttggtcttttactgctttctggtgttgagaagagttgggatgtccctattaaagaattattcttggatgaaaaggcaaatcctacatataaggccaccatgtcagtaaatagattcaagGATATAAGGAGAACGATTAGATCTGATGACAGGTgtacccgtgaagctcgatctgcagatgacaaacttgcagctgttcgctatgtatgggaactatttcttgacaagtgtagaaatagaatgattcgcTCAGTTaacgaacagctagtcccattccgtggaagacgcagcttcacccagtatatgccctatAAActagccaagtatggcataaaaatattttggttatgtgatgctacatctgcatatgctttagacggaattgtttacacaGGAAGGAAGGctcatgaacctattcagaaaaatcttggattgaatttggtgaaagatcttgctaaaagcattgaagtatcatcaaaaaatattactgttgacaacttctttactagtgtgcagctggcagaagagatgcttcagaagcaaattacagtggagggaacaatcaaacaaaataaaccagaaattcctaatgagatgaaaccatctacctcaagagcgattcattcctcttcgTTTGCATTTgaaggtgacattacaatggtgggttatgttcccaaaaagaaaaagtctgtagttcttaTTAGCAtaatgcatcacgacagaaacattgatgaaactcatgcaaaaaagaaaccagatgtaattaagttctataactctacgaagggtggagttgatcaaatggaccagaaaatttgtTATTACACTGCAAGAGACAatcaagaagatggccatttgcattatggatga